In Blautia wexlerae DSM 19850, a single window of DNA contains:
- a CDS encoding radical SAM/SPASM domain-containing protein — protein MYTLSLEIINKCNLNCTYCYLGEKKNTYMSVESAKKAVDIAVHEAQKQYDKTLIVYFIGGEPLMAFETMKSIVDYANGIGEKNGLKVKFSTTINGTLITRENVELFIKNDFEIKVSIDGPQFVHDLNRHDYVGNGSYNRIMERLPYLREYEEKTGKTVAYAHVVTKNNYQFFEQSFRFLLDLKADKIESGIDYYCQWEPSEILELKEQIRRTFNLFKEEVKKRGKSFYWNLFEQHLQAFLVPCDFYACKAGLNNVYVATDGNIYTCIELPEFKIGNVNEGLNVLRIREIVNREDKAYQLCKQCDFMSHCKTRGCQASNIEINGNVYQPVEINCQVTKVMYELIENNISKNQLDKMGEELKGKRIYEK, from the coding sequence ATGTACACACTATCATTGGAAATAATAAATAAATGTAATTTGAATTGCACATATTGCTATCTTGGCGAAAAGAAAAATACCTATATGAGTGTAGAAAGTGCTAAGAAGGCAGTTGATATAGCAGTTCATGAGGCACAAAAGCAATATGATAAAACGCTGATAGTTTATTTTATTGGGGGAGAGCCTTTGATGGCTTTTGAAACAATGAAAAGTATAGTTGATTATGCAAATGGAATTGGTGAAAAGAATGGTCTGAAAGTAAAATTTAGTACAACGATAAATGGAACGTTGATAACAAGAGAAAATGTAGAACTTTTTATTAAAAATGATTTTGAAATAAAGGTAAGTATAGATGGACCTCAATTTGTACACGACTTAAATAGGCATGATTACGTAGGGAATGGAAGTTATAACAGAATTATGGAAAGACTACCTTATTTAAGAGAGTATGAGGAAAAAACAGGAAAGACAGTTGCGTATGCCCATGTAGTAACAAAGAATAATTATCAGTTTTTTGAACAGAGCTTTCGGTTTTTATTAGATTTGAAGGCTGATAAGATTGAATCAGGTATAGATTATTATTGTCAGTGGGAGCCATCAGAAATATTAGAATTGAAGGAACAAATAAGGCGCACTTTCAATTTGTTTAAGGAAGAAGTTAAAAAGAGGGGAAAAAGCTTCTATTGGAATTTGTTTGAGCAACACCTGCAAGCATTTTTAGTGCCTTGTGACTTTTATGCCTGTAAAGCTGGTTTAAATAATGTTTATGTAGCAACGGATGGTAATATTTACACATGTATAGAGTTACCAGAATTTAAGATAGGGAATGTAAATGAAGGACTTAATGTACTAAGAATAAGAGAAATAGTTAATAGGGAAGATAAGGCATATCAATTATGTAAACAATGTGATTTTATGAGCCATTGTAAGACACGAGGTTGTCAAGCATCCAATATAGAGATAAATGGAAATGTTTATCAGCCAGTGGAAATTAATTGTCAAGTAACAAAAGTAATGTATGAACTTATTGAAAATAATATTTCCAAGAATCAATTGGATAAAATGGGAGAAGAACTGAAAGGGAAAAGAATTTATGAAAAATAG
- a CDS encoding radical SAM/SPASM domain-containing protein: MKNSQLPDFTIIRCDDKAALVDPESKVCLIVSKRIADTLNLKETNDKIYPIWSKQAEFQRKIDAKREKINTLYLMVTRQCNMNCDFCAINANQNMKINKEFTLESVNERIIPFLSYISPHKVVITGGEPFVKKDIVDIVGNIRKKVKCPIILQSNGLAVDETKLEFLSSQINEINFSTKHMFESPNRIIKLRKNIEYCIKTGIKVVLSFIYDRQNKEDLFRLLDIAAEYDVEVLLNFVAPVGRGKNREDILTESDKLEMNLEILEYIYAHGYEEKKLFNMTESILQVKKSCGGYGKVMAIFPEGNIYMCQCLENENFRIGNIQVDTSETIGQTLLEMLEKDEIKTAFCVDNKTVCQKCEYRYLCAGKCPVSSKVNDNNCYLLKRLIDYQLFYKRESDSKKEKLNEYIKFLKSLKADIKD, translated from the coding sequence ATGAAAAATAGTCAATTACCAGATTTTACAATTATAAGATGTGATGATAAAGCGGCATTAGTTGATCCTGAATCTAAAGTATGTTTAATAGTAAGTAAAAGGATTGCAGATACTTTAAATTTGAAAGAGACAAATGATAAAATTTATCCTATATGGAGTAAGCAAGCAGAGTTTCAGAGAAAAATTGATGCGAAGCGTGAAAAAATAAATACGTTATATCTGATGGTGACACGTCAGTGCAATATGAATTGTGATTTTTGTGCTATTAATGCTAATCAAAATATGAAGATAAACAAAGAATTCACACTCGAAAGTGTTAATGAACGTATTATTCCATTTTTAAGCTATATTTCACCACATAAAGTGGTTATTACAGGTGGAGAACCGTTTGTTAAAAAGGATATTGTTGATATAGTAGGCAATATACGAAAGAAAGTAAAATGCCCTATTATTCTGCAAAGTAATGGTTTGGCAGTTGATGAAACGAAATTGGAATTTTTAAGTTCTCAAATAAATGAAATAAATTTTAGTACAAAGCATATGTTTGAATCGCCTAATAGAATAATAAAACTAAGAAAAAATATTGAATATTGTATAAAAACAGGAATTAAGGTGGTTCTAAGTTTCATTTATGATAGACAAAATAAGGAGGATTTGTTTAGATTGCTTGATATAGCAGCAGAGTATGATGTTGAGGTTCTTTTGAACTTTGTAGCTCCAGTCGGAAGAGGGAAAAATAGAGAAGATATTCTTACGGAATCTGATAAATTGGAGATGAATTTAGAAATATTAGAATACATTTACGCACATGGATATGAGGAAAAGAAGTTATTTAATATGACCGAGTCAATATTGCAGGTTAAAAAATCTTGTGGTGGATATGGCAAGGTTATGGCGATTTTTCCAGAAGGTAATATTTATATGTGCCAGTGTTTGGAAAATGAAAATTTTAGAATAGGTAACATACAGGTAGATACATCAGAAACAATTGGACAGACACTTCTTGAGATGTTGGAAAAAGACGAAATAAAAACAGCATTTTGTGTTGATAATAAGACCGTGTGCCAAAAGTGCGAATATAGATATTTATGTGCTGGAAAGTGTCCTGTTTCTAGTAAAGTAAATGATAATAATTGCTATTTACTTAAACGCTTAATTGATTATCAGCTTTTTTATAAAAGGGAGTCAGATAGCAAAAAGGAAAAATTAAATGAGTACATAAAATTTTTAAAAAGTCTCAAGGCGGATATCAAAGATTAA
- a CDS encoding pseudouridine synthase encodes MNEELRREEELKEEEVNVYAGCGYIRYVCLTDCLPNGSAFINPFE; translated from the coding sequence ATGAATGAAGAATTAAGAAGAGAGGAAGAATTAAAAGAGGAAGAGGTTAACGTATATGCTGGCTGCGGATATATTCGTTATGTATGCCTGACAGACTGTCTTCCAAACGGAAGTGCCTTTATTAATCCATTTGAGTAA
- a CDS encoding ABC transporter ATP-binding protein — translation MYILEVKNLKKYYGEEPNIVRAINGINLKVEQGEFITIVGTSGSGKSTLLHMIGGLDVPTSGEIYISGKMLSRMNDNEITIFRRRNIGFIFQNYNLLPSLSVYENIVLPVELDGGEVDHIFLDEIIEMLQLKDKIDSMPNKLSGGQQQRVAIARALIAKPAIVLADEPTGNLDSKSSADVLGLLKRTGEKFNQTIVMITHNNEIAQLADRIIRIEDGRIVE, via the coding sequence ATGTATATTTTAGAGGTTAAAAATTTAAAAAAATATTATGGAGAGGAACCTAATATAGTAAGAGCAATTAATGGAATTAATTTAAAGGTGGAGCAAGGAGAATTTATAACAATTGTTGGAACATCGGGTTCAGGAAAATCAACGCTGCTACATATGATAGGGGGACTTGATGTACCTACATCAGGCGAAATATATATCAGTGGAAAAATGTTAAGTAGAATGAATGATAATGAAATAACAATATTTCGTCGTAGAAATATTGGATTTATATTTCAAAATTATAATTTACTACCATCTTTAAGTGTTTACGAAAATATAGTGTTACCTGTGGAATTAGATGGCGGAGAGGTTGATCATATTTTTTTAGATGAAATAATAGAAATGTTACAATTAAAAGATAAAATTGATTCTATGCCAAATAAATTGTCAGGAGGACAGCAACAAAGAGTTGCAATCGCTAGAGCATTGATAGCAAAACCTGCAATTGTATTGGCTGATGAACCGACAGGAAATTTAGACAGCAAATCAAGCGCAGATGTGCTTGGTTTATTAAAACGAACTGGAGAAAAATTCAATCAGACTATTGTTATGATTACACATAATAATGAGATTGCACAGTTAGCTGATAGGATTATTAGAATTGAAGATGGAAGAATTGTGGAATGA
- a CDS encoding ABC transporter permease, with product MDRILRINSKKIVKRLANSSLKTERRRNIMVIISIILATFLISMCGVGIFASSQRQKVLSEDTFEVMYRNVDKNSIKLLRKQSEIERVGVTYSWGTWKNSDGKSMAFSYMDEDALYISRKQFHIEQGKLPSKKNEIAVSEQYLKKYAPDSKIGDKISMDVGNETHNFLISAILKFENRDNNTYIFLVGDQFITQQKGYQENGYQVYAHFRNVNMMSKEDVEKIASSISQEYHLDYEYSFLYLNSKRNQSIIDYIPFILLAVVVLIAGITVIQSIFRISISEKIRYYGQLRTVGATQKQIKEIVKKEGEKLTFIGMPIGILLGDFFGMLIGGVKAEPEVIIGTLVISVCVAIICMIMVRCSIRKPVKIAANTSPLEAIRFVPFKNEDLNRKKFRQRITPSNIAKINLGRDKKRTISTIFSLAFGGILLLVSASLLVSYSAESQVKTKVFANGGKFRIYLNDEHLKVAEQIKENPLNEELRQKILAIDGVESVIKLRNTIGEVSFVANGVENEGILCDVISEDSKEENSAFIKEHLISGKFPCSKSEILISDTIEFISIGETINITYNDRKIPVTVTGIYDGSYIGTSNGTSVADDSYILITEELADTGTMLSDIKNYSYTWEILVDSKKIQNVTGNLANCIKTALSGVSICSFEEEVEYFENQMKLLFGGIQAISWLIFAFGVVNLINMTLSNQISRKKEIAVMRSIGLTNSQLYHIFIIEGISYIVVSFTIILLIGIPISVLLCKYLGNLLGGGIMIYKFPMTEMLMYILVLVVLEFILAAWCISNAQKHSLVSQISDID from the coding sequence ATGGATAGAATATTAAGAATAAATAGTAAGAAGATTGTAAAAAGATTGGCGAACAGTAGTTTGAAGACAGAAAGACGCAGAAATATTATGGTTATTATTTCTATTATATTGGCAACTTTTTTGATTTCCATGTGTGGAGTTGGAATATTTGCATCTTCTCAAAGACAGAAAGTGTTATCGGAAGATACTTTTGAAGTAATGTATCGTAATGTTGATAAAAATAGTATAAAGTTGTTAAGAAAACAATCCGAAATAGAACGAGTAGGTGTAACATACTCATGGGGGACATGGAAAAATAGTGATGGAAAAAGTATGGCTTTTTCTTATATGGATGAAGATGCTCTTTATATTTCCAGAAAACAATTTCATATAGAACAAGGAAAGTTACCCAGTAAAAAAAACGAAATAGCTGTTAGTGAGCAATACTTAAAAAAATATGCACCAGACAGCAAAATAGGGGATAAGATTTCAATGGATGTTGGTAATGAAACACATAATTTTTTAATATCAGCTATTCTCAAATTTGAAAATCGAGACAATAATACGTATATTTTTCTTGTAGGAGATCAATTTATAACACAACAGAAAGGATACCAAGAAAATGGATATCAGGTATATGCACACTTTAGAAATGTTAATATGATGAGTAAAGAGGATGTAGAAAAGATAGCGTCTTCGATTAGTCAGGAGTACCATTTGGATTATGAATATAGTTTTTTGTATTTAAATTCAAAACGTAACCAGTCTATAATAGATTATATTCCGTTCATTTTATTGGCAGTTGTAGTGCTTATAGCAGGAATAACTGTAATACAGAGTATTTTTAGGATTTCTATTAGTGAAAAAATTCGGTACTATGGTCAATTAAGAACGGTGGGAGCGACTCAAAAACAGATTAAGGAGATTGTGAAAAAAGAAGGTGAAAAATTAACATTTATAGGAATGCCGATAGGTATTCTTCTTGGGGACTTTTTTGGAATGCTAATAGGGGGTGTAAAAGCAGAGCCGGAAGTTATAATAGGAACATTAGTAATATCAGTTTGTGTGGCTATTATTTGCATGATAATGGTACGGTGTTCTATTCGCAAACCAGTAAAAATAGCAGCAAATACATCGCCACTAGAAGCGATAAGATTTGTTCCATTTAAAAATGAAGATTTGAATAGGAAAAAATTTAGACAAAGGATTACACCATCGAATATAGCGAAAATAAATTTAGGTCGAGACAAGAAGAGAACAATTAGCACAATCTTTTCTTTGGCATTTGGAGGAATACTATTGTTAGTGTCGGCGTCATTATTGGTAAGTTATTCAGCAGAATCACAGGTAAAAACTAAGGTTTTTGCAAATGGAGGTAAGTTTAGAATTTATTTGAATGATGAACATTTAAAAGTAGCAGAGCAGATAAAAGAAAATCCATTAAACGAAGAATTGAGACAAAAAATTTTAGCAATAGATGGTGTAGAGAGTGTTATTAAACTTCGTAATACAATAGGAGAAGTTTCTTTTGTTGCTAATGGGGTAGAGAATGAAGGTATATTATGTGATGTGATTTCGGAAGATTCAAAAGAAGAGAATTCTGCTTTTATTAAAGAGCATTTAATCTCAGGGAAATTTCCATGTTCAAAATCAGAAATTTTGATATCAGATACCATAGAATTTATAAGTATAGGTGAAACTATAAATATTACCTATAATGATAGAAAAATACCAGTAACAGTTACAGGAATTTATGATGGTAGTTATATAGGAACATCAAATGGAACTTCTGTAGCAGATGACAGTTATATTTTAATTACTGAAGAATTGGCAGATACAGGGACAATGCTTTCCGATATTAAAAATTATTCCTATACATGGGAAATACTTGTTGATTCAAAGAAGATACAAAATGTTACTGGTAATTTAGCAAATTGCATTAAAACAGCTTTGTCAGGGGTATCAATTTGCTCATTTGAAGAGGAAGTAGAATATTTTGAGAACCAGATGAAATTGTTATTTGGGGGAATACAAGCTATATCATGGTTGATATTTGCGTTTGGGGTAGTCAATTTGATTAATATGACACTTTCTAATCAGATTTCAAGGAAAAAGGAAATTGCTGTTATGCGTTCAATAGGATTAACAAATAGTCAACTCTACCATATTTTTATTATAGAGGGAATAAGCTATATCGTTGTAAGTTTTACTATTATTTTGTTAATTGGTATACCGATATCGGTATTATTATGTAAATATTTGGGGAACTTGCTCGGAGGAGGTATTATGATATATAAGTTTCCGATGACGGAAATGTTAATGTATATATTAGTTTTGGTTGTATTAGAATTTATATTAGCTGCTTGGTGTATTAGCAATGCTCAAAAGCATTCCTTGGTATCTCAAATAAGTGATATAGATTAA
- a CDS encoding sensor histidine kinase, giving the protein MDQMIDGYTIDEQETLEDTFISQVYHKLYKLYNILQSKQQRIEAERDKLQSFISDISHQIKTPLTNLNLVQETLVQQDISDSKKITYLNIQKKQLQKLNFLIHTLLKSSQLENGIIHLHREYLPINNTILSSIEEILLSADKKNIKITYNNSKDYLIPHDSRWLSEAIFNILDNSIKYTPTNGEISISIFKTEDQLGICISDTGIGISKYNLNNIFNRFWRENRIVTDGNGLGLYLCKEIISLHDGYIIVESEKNCGTTTKIFLPFYYNK; this is encoded by the coding sequence ATGGATCAGATGATAGATGGTTATACTATTGACGAGCAGGAAACCTTGGAAGATACTTTCATCTCCCAAGTGTACCATAAACTATACAAACTGTATAACATATTGCAGTCAAAACAACAGAGGATAGAAGCAGAAAGAGATAAACTTCAATCCTTTATATCCGATATTTCCCACCAAATTAAAACTCCTTTAACTAATCTAAATCTAGTACAAGAAACCCTTGTTCAACAAGATATATCAGATAGTAAAAAAATAACTTACTTAAATATTCAAAAAAAGCAACTTCAAAAATTGAATTTTTTGATTCATACGCTTTTGAAATCTTCCCAATTAGAGAATGGTATTATACACTTACATCGTGAATACCTTCCAATTAACAATACCATACTTTCTTCCATAGAAGAAATACTTTTATCTGCTGATAAAAAAAATATAAAAATCACTTATAATAATTCAAAAGATTACTTAATCCCGCATGATAGCAGGTGGCTAAGTGAGGCTATTTTTAATATTTTAGATAATTCAATTAAATATACTCCTACAAACGGAGAAATTTCTATATCAATATTTAAAACTGAAGATCAACTTGGCATATGTATTTCTGATACAGGTATAGGTATATCTAAATATAATTTAAACAATATATTTAATCGCTTTTGGCGTGAAAACCGAATTGTAACAGATGGTAATGGCTTAGGTCTATATTTATGTAAAGAAATAATCTCTTTGCATGATGGATATATAATTGTAGAATCAGAAAAAAACTGCGGCACTACCACCAAAATTTTTCTTCCATTTTATTATAATAAATAA
- a CDS encoding response regulator transcription factor, whose product MKHILIVEDDTILNETLSFNLQQKGYITQSAQNQKEALIKLKSVLFDAVLLDVSLPDGNGFSICRNIRQTINLNTAIIFLTADDIEQDILKGYNLGADDYITKPFSILILEKKLNAILNRIELHEPSKTYSDHRLQLNFSSYTAYVENKLVEFTPLEFQLLELLIQNKGHIVTRQRILDVIWDKRGNYVDESSLNSMICRIRNRIDTKEFHYIKTIYGTGYMWMNQ is encoded by the coding sequence ATGAAACATATTTTAATTGTAGAAGATGATACTATACTGAACGAAACACTGTCCTTCAATCTACAACAAAAAGGATATATTACTCAATCTGCCCAAAACCAAAAAGAAGCTTTAATAAAATTAAAAAGTGTACTCTTTGACGCGGTTCTTCTTGATGTTTCTTTGCCGGATGGTAATGGTTTCTCTATATGCCGTAACATACGTCAAACTATCAATTTAAACACAGCGATTATCTTTTTAACTGCAGATGATATCGAACAAGATATCCTTAAAGGATACAATTTAGGTGCTGATGACTATATAACAAAACCCTTTTCTATTCTTATATTAGAAAAAAAATTGAACGCTATCCTTAATCGAATTGAGTTACATGAACCTTCCAAAACATATTCAGACCATCGGCTCCAGTTAAATTTCTCTTCATATACTGCATACGTTGAGAATAAACTTGTCGAATTCACACCGCTTGAATTTCAACTTTTGGAACTATTGATTCAAAACAAAGGTCACATTGTTACCCGCCAACGTATTCTGGATGTTATTTGGGATAAGAGAGGAAATTATGTAGATGAATCATCACTAAATAGCATGATCTGTAGAATTAGAAATCGAATTGATACTAAAGAATTTCATTATATAAAAACCATTTACGGAACTGGATATATGTGGATGAATCAATGA
- a CDS encoding helix-turn-helix domain-containing protein, with protein sequence MNRIAELRKKIGLSQSALGEILGVSQQTISKYEKSDLNVPADILAKMSRVFKVSIEYILRNELNEKEEDVKSEIMRLYRSLDRYNRETWVILGKRLLGGQIQDYTEIIEKS encoded by the coding sequence GTGAATCGAATTGCGGAACTCAGAAAAAAGATAGGACTTAGCCAAAGTGCGCTTGGTGAGATACTTGGAGTAAGTCAACAAACAATTAGTAAATATGAAAAATCGGATTTGAATGTACCTGCCGATATATTGGCAAAAATGTCTAGGGTGTTTAAAGTATCTATTGAGTATATTTTAAGAAATGAATTAAATGAAAAGGAAGAAGATGTAAAATCTGAGATTATGAGGCTTTATAGAAGCTTGGATCGGTATAATAGGGAGACCTGGGTGATTCTAGGTAAGAGGCTTTTGGGCGGACAAATACAGGATTACACGGAAATTATAGAAAAGAGTTAA
- a CDS encoding response regulator: MKKILLVDDDSNYIWLLKNFLQRKGYEVITACSVEDASHIIEEKELLYITSDLDLPDGDGFKLLEIMRLKKIQVPFLFLSCHEKEEYETRALEKGANLCMNKLSSELVKETLLEYAYKESCGEGAAFHKILLVKKNSETSSVMQTELLKKGVYTITAESIGEAKNKLLEHRDIELILCDLFMEDGIAMDFLHSMRKVAGIFKDMKNPRFRELPFFIFTDNRDLSLEYRYRHEGVSDYITSPVNIPELIRRICYFVEG; the protein is encoded by the coding sequence ATGAAAAAAATATTATTAGTTGATGATGATAGTAACTATATATGGTTATTAAAAAATTTTTTGCAGCGAAAAGGCTATGAAGTAATAACAGCGTGTTCTGTAGAGGATGCCTCACATATTATAGAAGAAAAGGAACTATTATATATAACCTCTGACTTAGATTTGCCGGATGGGGATGGTTTTAAATTATTGGAGATAATGCGTTTAAAAAAAATTCAAGTACCATTTCTTTTTTTGTCATGTCATGAAAAGGAAGAATATGAAACAAGGGCATTAGAGAAAGGTGCAAATTTGTGCATGAATAAGCTTAGCTCAGAGTTAGTTAAGGAAACTCTTTTAGAGTATGCATATAAGGAATCATGTGGGGAAGGTGCAGCCTTTCATAAAATACTTCTTGTAAAGAAAAATTCAGAAACATCTAGCGTGATGCAGACAGAGCTACTAAAAAAAGGTGTATATACTATTACAGCGGAAAGCATAGGAGAGGCAAAAAATAAATTATTAGAACATCGGGATATTGAATTGATTCTGTGTGATTTGTTTATGGAGGATGGAATTGCTATGGATTTTCTTCATTCTATGCGAAAAGTAGCAGGGATTTTTAAGGACATGAAGAATCCAAGATTCAGAGAGTTGCCGTTTTTTATATTCACAGATAATAGGGATTTATCATTAGAATATCGATATCGCCATGAGGGTGTAAGCGACTATATAACCAGTCCTGTTAATATTCCAGAATTAATCAGACGGATATGTTATTTCGTAGAAGGATAG
- the metK gene encoding methionine adenosyltransferase, with protein sequence MEKRLFTSESVTEGHPDKICDAISDAILDALMEKDPMSRVACETAITTGMVLVMGEITTNAYIDMQQVVRETIKEIGYDNGDYGFDAHTCAVLTAIDEQSADIALGVNKALEAKEHKMSEEELDAIGAGDQGMMFGYACDETNEFIPYPISLAHKLTRQLTQVRKDGLLNYLRPDGKSQVTVEYDEAGIPHRLDAVVLSTQHDPDVTQEQIHDDIKKYVLEPIIPTELVDENTKFFINPTGRFVIGGPHGDSGVTGRKIIVDTYGGMARHGGGAFSGKDCTKVDRSASYAARYVAKNIVAAGLAKKCEIQLSYAIGVAHPTSIMVDTFGTGKISDESLVEMIRREFDLRPAGIIQMLDLRRPIYKQTAAYGHFGRNDLNLPWERLDKVEELKKYLK encoded by the coding sequence ATGGAGAAAAGATTATTTACCTCAGAATCAGTAACAGAAGGACATCCGGACAAAATATGTGATGCCATATCAGATGCCATATTGGATGCTCTTATGGAGAAGGATCCAATGAGCAGAGTGGCCTGCGAGACTGCAATTACAACGGGTATGGTATTAGTGATGGGAGAAATCACGACCAATGCGTATATAGATATGCAGCAGGTGGTAAGAGAAACGATCAAAGAAATTGGTTATGACAATGGAGATTATGGATTTGATGCACATACCTGTGCTGTCTTAACGGCAATTGATGAGCAGTCAGCAGATATTGCTTTGGGCGTGAATAAGGCATTGGAAGCAAAAGAACACAAAATGTCAGAAGAAGAGCTTGATGCAATTGGTGCTGGGGATCAGGGTATGATGTTTGGTTACGCATGTGACGAAACGAATGAATTTATACCATATCCAATTTCACTGGCACACAAATTGACACGGCAGCTTACTCAGGTCCGTAAAGATGGTTTGTTGAATTATTTAAGACCGGACGGTAAGAGTCAGGTTACTGTAGAATATGACGAAGCAGGTATTCCGCACCGGCTGGATGCAGTGGTTCTGTCAACACAGCATGATCCAGATGTGACACAGGAGCAGATCCATGATGATATAAAAAAATATGTATTGGAACCGATTATTCCAACAGAACTGGTAGATGAGAATACAAAATTTTTCATCAATCCAACAGGGCGTTTTGTCATCGGTGGTCCTCACGGAGATAGTGGTGTAACAGGACGCAAGATTATTGTAGATACATACGGTGGTATGGCACGGCATGGCGGCGGAGCTTTTTCTGGAAAAGACTGTACGAAAGTAGATCGTTCTGCATCTTATGCTGCTCGTTATGTTGCGAAGAATATTGTGGCTGCAGGTCTGGCAAAAAAATGTGAAATTCAGTTGTCTTACGCAATTGGGGTGGCTCATCCGACCTCTATTATGGTAGACACCTTTGGAACTGGGAAAATTTCAGATGAGAGTCTGGTAGAGATGATAAGAAGAGAATTCGATCTGCGACCAGCAGGAATCATTCAGATGTTGGATCTCCGCCGTCCGATCTATAAACAGACAGCAGCCTATGGACATTTTGGAAGAAACGATCTCAACCTTCCATGGGAAAGATTAGATAAGGTAGAAGAACTGAAAAAATATTTGAAATAA
- a CDS encoding alpha/beta fold hydrolase, translating into MGRYKKRISRIVTIAMLFAFLVGNSNMVYAMGATQVGYASKYITVKGNNMHLALYGKLDVSGETFADEGKTTLVMMPALGVPSPHIYFKPLAQSLDESFNIVIVEPFGYGLSDVAATDRTVDNINSELNAALDTMGIKQCVLLVHSISGVYGLNFVQNYPEKVKGFIAVDNTVYDEELAEAMEMEKKYMLQGIDEFQKIKNSFSSLEEFQMALKTDPDKYGAALPQVSGYTYTESDREEYIQAYSLSSNDTIRNEVNGMDQSLLSIKNKKFPSALPVLTMISSENVQNVPAWETAHRNQLDLESGNHQLYIVNGGHYIWYTNLTQVVQLIDEWRIENHF; encoded by the coding sequence ATGGGAAGATACAAAAAGCGAATCTCAAGAATTGTGACGATTGCGATGCTGTTTGCATTTCTGGTAGGAAATTCTAATATGGTATATGCTATGGGAGCAACACAAGTTGGATATGCGAGTAAATATATCACAGTGAAAGGGAATAATATGCATCTTGCTTTGTATGGAAAATTGGATGTAAGTGGAGAAACATTTGCAGATGAAGGAAAAACCACATTGGTGATGATGCCGGCTCTGGGAGTTCCATCACCGCATATCTACTTCAAACCTCTGGCACAATCTTTAGATGAGAGTTTTAACATAGTGATTGTAGAGCCGTTTGGATATGGGCTTAGTGATGTTGCAGCAACGGATCGAACTGTAGATAATATCAATAGTGAATTGAATGCTGCACTGGACACCATGGGAATTAAGCAGTGTGTATTGCTGGTACATTCGATTTCTGGAGTATATGGACTCAACTTTGTACAGAATTATCCCGAAAAAGTAAAAGGTTTCATTGCTGTTGATAATACGGTATATGATGAAGAACTGGCAGAGGCTATGGAAATGGAAAAGAAATATATGCTGCAGGGAATTGATGAATTTCAGAAAATCAAGAATTCTTTTTCTTCTTTGGAAGAATTCCAGATGGCACTGAAAACAGATCCAGATAAATATGGGGCAGCATTACCACAGGTTTCCGGGTACACTTATACGGAGAGTGATAGGGAGGAATACATTCAGGCATATTCTTTAAGCAGCAACGATACGATTAGAAATGAAGTGAACGGGATGGATCAATCATTACTCTCTATAAAGAATAAAAAATTCCCATCGGCACTTCCTGTATTAACCATGATTTCTTCAGAGAATGTACAAAATGTTCCGGCATGGGAGACTGCTCATAGAAATCAATTGGATTTAGAATCTGGTAATCACCAGTTATATATTGTAAATGGAGGACATTATATCTGGTATACCAATTTAACGCAGGTTGTACAGCTTATCGATGAATGGAGAATAGAGAATCATTTTTAA